Proteins from one Oscillatoria nigro-viridis PCC 7112 genomic window:
- a CDS encoding PAS domain S-box protein, translating to MKAMVLPSDTDNLNDSDCELIYAPGSIQPHGLLLVLESPALKILQVSNNTFEAMGLYPEQLLDKFLEEFVETEEIQAIEKALFENDQQRNSIRLSFKSQNRKSFFEGTLHQSNSALIVELESVVSPQASDCLNCYNLVREPIDKIHKTPNLQVLCQTAVEEMRRMIGFDRAIVYQFDATGAGEVVAEDKVESLAPLLGLHYPAADIPPQARNLFSMNLIRFIPDINCQPVELIPECNPLTGRPLDLGCSLLRTVSPCHVQYLKNMNVVASMTLTLIKDRKLWGLIACHHPTRKYVNYETRTACELLAKFVNLELSYKQEGEDREYEINLKELCHKFVTNISQKHSFVEGLLKYRDELLALVGASGGVVCANENLTTIGKTPELLEIKKLIDWIKTQINNDIFSTNFLSKLYPPSERFKEVASGLLVLTISEIKNYYILWFRPEVIQTINWAGELEWSIKLKRDGSRLRSPRNSFELWQETVRLKSLPWQRCEIEIARELRVAITSIELRKMNQQLSLALSATKIGFWDWDLQKNRIVWSREHEELFGLAPGTFAGTYQMFADCVHPEDLNSIQNAVNQALAQRSDYCQEYRVVWPDGSIHWIEGKGKFFYNEAADAVRMVGTVTEITDRKARELQLRLLELAVTTTNDAVLITEAEPIEEPGPRILYVNPAFTRMTGYTLEEVVGKTPRILQGKKTDRASLARIRTALKSWQPLRVDTINYRKDGTEFWVEMSIVPIADKNGEFTHWVSVHRDISDRKQAEAALQQLNERLEMRVLQRTRELESSQAELRESEALFRSLSESSPVGIFKIDTEGKCTYTNPRCQAIGGFTPAAALGNGWMRFVHRQDLKLILSKWSQSQSLDGEFSCEFRHIQRDGTIRFCRLKTAPIFSDKSQLIGHVGTVTDITESRAIEKMKNEFISIVSHELRTPLASIRGSLGLLAAGVLKNRPETAKQMLEIASSDTERLVRLVNDILDLERLDSSKVILVKQWCDAEVLMRKSAEAVLSLAAENNIDLSILPETAQIWADPDRIVQLLVNLLSNAIKFSAPGSTVTVRVEDLGDRVFFEVKDRGRGIPADKLETIFGRFQQVDASDSRQKGGTGLGLAICRSIVQQHGGKIWVESVVSQGCSFYFTVPAPLEGEGEKSLEV from the coding sequence ATGAAAGCAATGGTATTGCCCTCAGACACAGACAATCTCAATGACAGCGACTGCGAACTAATTTACGCCCCGGGTTCGATTCAACCTCACGGCCTCCTTTTGGTGCTGGAATCTCCGGCGTTGAAAATTTTGCAAGTTAGCAACAATACTTTTGAGGCGATGGGGCTTTACCCCGAACAACTTTTGGATAAATTTTTAGAGGAATTTGTCGAGACTGAGGAAATTCAGGCTATTGAAAAAGCTTTATTTGAAAACGACCAACAACGTAACAGTATCAGATTATCATTCAAAAGTCAAAACCGCAAGTCTTTTTTTGAGGGGACGCTACATCAATCAAATTCAGCATTAATTGTTGAACTAGAGTCGGTTGTTTCCCCACAGGCTAGCGATTGTTTGAATTGTTATAATTTAGTCCGAGAGCCGATCGACAAAATCCACAAAACACCCAACCTGCAAGTGCTGTGTCAGACAGCAGTTGAAGAAATGCGGAGGATGATCGGTTTCGATCGGGCGATCGTCTATCAATTTGATGCCACCGGGGCGGGGGAAGTTGTCGCCGAAGACAAAGTAGAAAGTTTGGCTCCTTTACTGGGACTGCACTATCCGGCTGCCGATATCCCCCCCCAGGCAAGAAACCTGTTCAGCATGAATCTAATTCGGTTTATCCCCGATATTAACTGTCAGCCTGTAGAACTAATTCCTGAGTGCAATCCGCTGACCGGTCGCCCCCTAGATTTGGGCTGCTCTTTGTTGAGAACCGTTTCGCCTTGCCACGTTCAATATCTCAAAAATATGAACGTTGTCGCTAGCATGACATTGACATTAATCAAAGATCGAAAACTCTGGGGATTGATCGCCTGTCACCACCCAACACGCAAGTACGTCAACTACGAAACAAGAACGGCTTGCGAACTGCTAGCAAAGTTTGTGAATCTAGAACTCAGCTACAAACAAGAGGGCGAAGACCGGGAATATGAAATTAATTTAAAAGAACTTTGTCATAAATTTGTCACGAATATTTCTCAAAAACACTCTTTTGTAGAAGGTTTACTTAAATACCGAGATGAATTGCTGGCCTTAGTGGGTGCTAGCGGTGGAGTTGTGTGTGCCAATGAAAATTTAACAACCATCGGCAAAACCCCGGAATTGCTAGAAATTAAAAAATTAATTGATTGGATAAAAACTCAAATAAATAATGATATTTTTTCTACAAATTTTCTCTCAAAGCTGTATCCGCCATCCGAGAGGTTTAAAGAAGTTGCTAGCGGTTTGCTGGTGCTTACCATATCCGAAATAAAAAATTATTATATTTTGTGGTTCCGTCCCGAAGTCATTCAAACTATCAACTGGGCCGGTGAACTAGAGTGGTCAATTAAATTAAAACGGGATGGCAGCAGGCTGAGGTCTCCTCGCAATTCCTTTGAGTTGTGGCAAGAAACTGTGAGGTTAAAATCTTTGCCTTGGCAGCGGTGCGAAATTGAAATAGCACGAGAACTTCGAGTAGCGATTACTAGCATTGAGTTGCGGAAAATGAATCAGCAGCTCAGCTTAGCTTTGTCGGCTACCAAAATCGGATTTTGGGACTGGGACTTGCAGAAAAATCGCATTGTTTGGTCGAGGGAACACGAAGAGTTGTTTGGGTTGGCACCGGGGACTTTTGCCGGAACTTATCAAATGTTTGCAGATTGCGTTCACCCAGAAGATTTAAACAGTATTCAGAATGCTGTAAATCAAGCCCTGGCCCAGCGATCTGATTACTGTCAGGAATACCGCGTGGTTTGGCCCGACGGCAGCATTCACTGGATTGAGGGGAAAGGTAAGTTTTTTTATAACGAAGCAGCCGATGCAGTGCGGATGGTGGGGACAGTTACAGAAATTACCGATCGCAAAGCTAGAGAATTACAGTTGCGCCTGTTGGAATTAGCAGTCACCACCACTAACGACGCCGTGTTAATTACCGAAGCTGAACCGATTGAGGAACCGGGCCCGCGAATTCTTTATGTCAACCCAGCTTTCACGCGGATGACCGGCTATACGCTAGAAGAAGTGGTGGGGAAAACGCCGCGCATCTTGCAAGGAAAAAAAACAGACCGCGCCAGTCTCGCTCGAATTCGGACAGCTTTGAAAAGCTGGCAGCCGCTGCGAGTTGACACAATCAATTACCGCAAAGACGGGACGGAATTTTGGGTAGAAATGAGCATTGTGCCCATAGCGGACAAAAATGGTGAGTTTACCCACTGGGTATCAGTGCACCGGGATATTAGCGATCGCAAACAAGCTGAAGCCGCCCTCCAACAGCTCAACGAACGGTTAGAAATGCGAGTTTTGCAGCGAACCAGAGAACTAGAAAGCTCTCAAGCAGAACTCCGGGAAAGCGAAGCTTTATTTCGCTCTCTGAGCGAGAGTTCCCCCGTCGGCATTTTCAAAATCGATACTGAGGGGAAATGTACCTATACAAATCCTCGCTGTCAAGCAATTGGTGGCTTCACACCTGCAGCAGCTTTAGGAAACGGCTGGATGCGGTTTGTTCACCGCCAAGACCTCAAACTAATTCTGTCTAAGTGGTCTCAATCGCAATCGCTAGATGGGGAATTTTCCTGCGAATTCCGCCACATCCAGCGAGACGGAACCATTCGGTTTTGTCGGCTTAAAACAGCTCCGATTTTTTCCGACAAATCTCAACTAATTGGTCACGTCGGCACAGTCACAGATATCACAGAAAGTCGGGCAATTGAAAAAATGAAAAATGAGTTTATTTCGATTGTCAGCCACGAACTGAGAACTCCGCTTGCCTCCATTCGCGGTTCTTTAGGTTTGCTGGCGGCTGGGGTACTGAAAAATCGACCGGAAACTGCTAAACAGATGTTAGAAATCGCTTCGAGCGATACCGAACGGTTAGTGCGTTTGGTCAACGATATTCTCGACTTAGAACGGCTCGATTCGAGCAAAGTTATCCTCGTCAAGCAGTGGTGCGATGCCGAGGTTTTGATGCGGAAGTCTGCAGAAGCTGTACTTTCTCTGGCTGCGGAAAATAACATTGATTTGTCGATTTTGCCCGAAACAGCCCAAATTTGGGCTGACCCCGACAGAATCGTTCAACTGCTGGTAAATTTGTTGAGCAATGCGATTAAATTCTCGGCTCCAGGGAGTACAGTAACTGTCAGGGTGGAAGATTTGGGCGATCGGGTATTCTTTGAAGTCAAAGATCGAGGGCGGGGGATTCCAGCAGATAAACTAGAAACTATCTTTGGACGGTTTCAACAGGTCGATGCTTCTGACTCCCGCCAAAAAGGAGGTACGGGTTTGGGTTTGGCTATCTGTCGCAGCATAGTACAGCAGCACGGCGGCAAAATTTGGGTCGAAAGTGTTGTCTCACAAGGCTGCAGTTTCTATTTCACAGTGCCTGCACCGTTGGAAGGCGAGGGGGAAAAAAGTTTGGAGGTTTGA
- a CDS encoding response regulator, with the protein MSAKRILVIDDEKNLCSVIQACLEHLGGWIVLSAPDGSQGLLLAETQLPDAILLDVMMPDMDGLTLFGLLQNKAATRGIPVIFLTAKVQAMDLSEFADLGLAGVIAKPFDPLSLAQQVAELLGWEPLL; encoded by the coding sequence ATGTCAGCAAAGCGCATTTTGGTCATCGATGATGAAAAAAACCTCTGCAGCGTGATTCAGGCCTGTCTGGAACATTTAGGCGGCTGGATTGTACTAAGCGCGCCCGACGGCAGCCAAGGATTGCTTCTAGCTGAAACTCAACTCCCTGACGCTATTCTGCTAGATGTGATGATGCCGGATATGGACGGACTTACTCTGTTTGGTTTGCTGCAAAACAAAGCTGCTACTCGGGGGATTCCGGTGATTTTCCTAACGGCTAAGGTGCAGGCGATGGATTTGAGCGAATTTGCTGACTTGGGGTTAGCGGGGGTGATTGCCAAGCCTTTCGATCCTTTGAGTTTGGCACAGCAAGTGGCGGAACTTCTGGGTTGGGAACCGTTGCTTTAA
- a CDS encoding DUF1830 domain-containing protein — MSEQLSYKGNNQILCYYANVTNLVQVVRIGNIPNWYFERVMFPGQRLMFEAAAEAVLEIHTGTVASAILSDKIPCYVLRVIEEVSSDFELVRTEKQLAVLAG, encoded by the coding sequence ATGTCTGAGCAGCTATCTTATAAAGGTAACAACCAGATTCTGTGCTATTACGCAAATGTTACCAACCTAGTTCAGGTGGTTCGGATTGGGAACATTCCTAATTGGTACTTTGAAAGAGTGATGTTTCCGGGACAGCGACTGATGTTTGAAGCTGCGGCAGAAGCAGTCTTAGAAATTCACACGGGTACGGTGGCAAGTGCTATTTTATCGGACAAGATTCCCTGCTACGTGCTGCGGGTTATAGAAGAGGTAAGTTCCGACTTTGAGCTGGTGAGGACCGAAAAACAATTGGCGGTATTAGCCGGTTAA
- a CDS encoding late competence development ComFB family protein, with translation MQKNLVNITLAVVTEEVEIILESYPKHPYQQAFSPSGLRQDLIAYVLSRVPNRYTAIDSGESASNQTVQVSCSSEQLLHIENLIHTGIRDVLHSYQNIDYRLPEEVKFDSRVASWF, from the coding sequence ATGCAGAAAAATCTTGTCAATATTACCTTAGCTGTAGTAACAGAGGAAGTAGAAATTATCTTGGAGTCTTATCCGAAGCACCCCTACCAACAAGCTTTTTCGCCTTCGGGATTGCGACAGGATTTAATTGCTTATGTGCTCAGCCGAGTTCCTAATAGATATACTGCGATCGACTCCGGCGAGTCTGCGTCAAACCAAACTGTTCAGGTTAGCTGTTCTTCGGAGCAGTTGCTGCACATAGAAAATTTGATTCATACTGGAATTCGCGACGTGCTCCACAGCTATCAGAATATAGATTACCGCCTTCCTGAAGAAGTTAAATTCGATTCCAGAGTTGCTAGTTGGTTTTGA
- a CDS encoding DUF6464 family protein — MEQNTLPVEVILSHPRQFLGSIRLDWTPQPGNYLDLEGETYAVLERHHRYQLKSGRYRLQKIALYVQSATPPTERTFVSGIWVIGDASCRFNARSEILRCAVNPNGPCNCCCDYQKS, encoded by the coding sequence ATGGAACAAAATACTTTACCCGTAGAGGTGATTCTCTCTCACCCCCGCCAATTTTTAGGTAGCATTCGGCTGGATTGGACGCCACAACCGGGGAACTATCTAGATTTAGAGGGAGAAACCTATGCTGTTTTGGAACGCCACCACCGCTATCAACTCAAATCCGGCCGCTACCGACTGCAAAAAATTGCCCTGTACGTGCAGTCGGCCACACCGCCGACGGAAAGAACTTTTGTAAGCGGCATCTGGGTTATCGGAGATGCTAGCTGCCGTTTTAATGCTCGATCGGAAATTCTGCGCTGTGCTGTCAATCCCAATGGCCCGTGCAACTGCTGCTGCGACTACCAAAAGTCTTGA
- a CDS encoding sucrose-phosphate phosphatase, giving the protein MKFLLVTDLDNTLVGDDEATQVFNQRLQSLRSQICLVYATGRSYASTCELIAQKQLLAPDYLIAGVGSEIYQDGTLDLDWAEYLSQGWDKMAIASLAQQFSQLKPQSIKEQNPWKISYCLEPAAENSSTVQALQQKLTESRLPAQIIFSSNSDVDILPQSSNKGNALTYLQKHLQIPSEATLVCGDSGNDISMFEQDVRGVIVANALSELLEWHRDCGTENHYLAGSACAWGIIEGMAYFWEF; this is encoded by the coding sequence ATGAAGTTTTTATTAGTTACAGATTTAGACAACACGCTAGTCGGAGATGACGAAGCAACTCAAGTTTTCAACCAGCGCTTGCAATCACTGCGATCGCAAATTTGTTTGGTTTACGCTACCGGGCGTTCTTATGCTTCAACTTGCGAATTAATTGCCCAAAAGCAACTGCTAGCACCGGACTATTTGATCGCAGGTGTAGGCAGCGAAATTTACCAAGACGGAACCCTCGATTTAGATTGGGCGGAATATCTTTCTCAAGGCTGGGATAAAATGGCGATCGCCTCTTTAGCTCAGCAGTTTTCCCAGCTTAAACCCCAATCTATAAAAGAACAAAATCCTTGGAAAATCAGTTATTGTTTGGAACCAGCAGCAGAAAATAGCTCGACTGTCCAGGCTTTGCAGCAAAAGTTAACTGAATCGAGACTGCCAGCTCAAATCATTTTTAGCAGCAATAGCGATGTAGATATTTTACCGCAAAGTAGCAATAAAGGCAATGCCCTTACTTATTTACAAAAGCACCTACAAATTCCATCTGAGGCAACATTAGTTTGCGGTGATTCTGGGAATGATATCAGTATGTTTGAACAGGATGTCCGGGGAGTAATCGTCGCTAATGCTCTGTCAGAACTTTTAGAATGGCATCGCGATTGCGGCACTGAAAATCATTATTTAGCTGGTTCTGCTTGCGCTTGGGGAATCATCGAAGGAATGGCATATTTTTGGGAATTTTGA
- a CDS encoding iron uptake porin — translation MVKNSSSVKAFWLSFLISGAAVPLGPIAATAQIQDTSTPEVALEASAVPTATPDAALAAGKMEIPQLAAITAETNSAVDRALPDTDAAWVNRALPETDAATVDRTLPQTDAKVDRALPDTDAATVDRALPDTDAAWVNRALPQTDIATVDRATTTPEITEAIRELPAQKLEIANSPESQQVAEASKVADISSETGTADDLSIQEDAAQVTSVSQLSDVRPTDWAFQALQSLVERYGCIAGYPDGTFRGNRAMTRYEFAAGLNACLDQITKQLGGSTGNLVKREDLLALQRLQEEFAAELATLRGRVDALEARTAELEANQFSTTTKLNGFAWFNLTGAFAGDRVRVEATNGKAAPLDRVAGRDPVTNRPIVQKVDDPEITFSQLVWLTLTTSFTGKDELITQLAVGNGNSPANQYTSTGLFNTFGTPFLDQTAGGNPNEVILRELSYRFPVSNSLQVVVGPRINFYRYFDNNKFNFFVDGASSFNSNNSPLLSATRRGAGALVLWDIGRALKLRFGYLGESTEFLPTSVFNSASNPSQGLFGGTNTATAELTFSPSDRTNLRFLYSRSNIQQIGGLIGSPNSKPLNGVADDGFGGRVGNATANTYSFNFDWSVTRRFGLFGRYGYAETNIFPKTNRPDGTIENQSYQLGVAFPDLFKEGALLTVSYLVPFDFTGGRRFLVSGGGNGGTQYEIEATYYFPITDHISIVPAFYAIGNPNNFDNNPTIFVGNLRTQFSF, via the coding sequence ATGGTGAAGAATTCAAGCTCCGTTAAAGCTTTTTGGCTGTCTTTTTTGATTTCTGGTGCGGCAGTGCCTTTGGGGCCGATCGCAGCAACAGCTCAAATTCAGGATACCTCAACTCCAGAAGTTGCGCTAGAAGCGAGTGCCGTCCCTACGGCTACCCCAGACGCAGCGCTGGCAGCAGGTAAGATGGAGATACCGCAGTTAGCGGCGATAACCGCAGAGACTAACTCAGCAGTCGATCGCGCTTTACCCGACACTGATGCAGCATGGGTGAATCGCGCTTTACCCGAAACAGATGCAGCAACAGTCGATCGTACTTTACCTCAAACAGATGCAAAAGTCGATCGCGCTTTACCCGACACAGATGCAGCAACAGTCGATCGCGCTTTACCCGACACAGATGCAGCATGGGTGAATCGTGCTTTACCGCAAACAGATATAGCAACAGTCGATCGTGCAACAACAACCCCAGAAATAACGGAGGCAATTCGCGAATTGCCCGCACAGAAGTTAGAAATTGCAAACTCTCCTGAGTCTCAACAAGTTGCTGAAGCCAGCAAAGTTGCCGACATCAGCAGCGAGACGGGCACCGCTGATGACCTCAGCATACAAGAAGACGCAGCACAAGTCACTTCTGTTTCCCAACTGTCCGACGTGCGGCCGACAGATTGGGCTTTTCAAGCACTACAATCCCTAGTAGAAAGATACGGCTGCATTGCGGGATATCCAGACGGCACATTCCGAGGCAATCGAGCAATGACTCGGTACGAATTCGCCGCCGGATTAAACGCTTGCTTAGACCAAATTACCAAACAACTTGGCGGTTCTACTGGTAATTTAGTCAAGCGAGAAGATTTACTTGCTTTGCAAAGATTGCAAGAAGAATTTGCTGCAGAATTAGCTACATTGCGCGGTCGAGTAGATGCTTTAGAAGCCCGCACTGCCGAATTGGAAGCAAACCAATTTTCAACTACTACTAAACTCAACGGATTTGCTTGGTTTAACCTGACTGGAGCTTTTGCGGGCGATCGAGTCCGAGTTGAAGCAACAAATGGAAAAGCTGCTCCGCTCGATCGAGTAGCCGGACGCGATCCTGTCACCAACAGACCAATTGTGCAGAAAGTTGACGACCCAGAAATCACTTTCAGCCAGTTAGTTTGGTTGACTCTCACTACTTCCTTTACCGGGAAAGACGAATTGATTACACAGCTAGCTGTAGGTAACGGCAATTCCCCAGCCAATCAGTATACTTCAACAGGTCTGTTCAATACCTTTGGCACTCCTTTTCTCGATCAAACTGCGGGAGGAAATCCCAATGAAGTTATCCTGCGGGAACTTTCCTATCGGTTTCCGGTTAGCAACAGCTTGCAAGTAGTAGTCGGCCCGAGAATTAATTTCTACCGCTACTTTGACAACAATAAGTTTAACTTTTTCGTAGACGGTGCGAGCAGCTTTAATTCTAACAACAGCCCTTTGTTAAGCGCTACCCGACGCGGTGCCGGTGCTTTGGTTTTGTGGGATATCGGCCGCGCATTGAAACTGCGCTTTGGCTATTTGGGCGAGAGTACGGAATTTTTGCCCACTTCCGTGTTTAATTCCGCTTCCAATCCGTCTCAAGGCTTGTTTGGCGGCACGAATACGGCTACAGCAGAATTAACATTCAGTCCGAGCGATCGAACTAATCTGCGCTTTCTGTACAGCCGTTCCAACATCCAGCAAATCGGCGGCTTAATAGGATCTCCTAACAGCAAGCCGTTAAACGGTGTGGCAGATGACGGTTTCGGCGGCCGCGTGGGCAATGCGACTGCGAATACTTATAGCTTCAATTTTGATTGGTCAGTCACTCGCCGCTTTGGTCTTTTCGGTCGCTATGGCTACGCCGAAACCAATATATTTCCCAAGACTAACCGACCCGACGGCACGATCGAAAATCAATCTTATCAGTTAGGAGTTGCATTTCCCGATTTGTTCAAAGAAGGAGCTTTGCTTACGGTGTCATATTTAGTACCTTTTGACTTTACTGGCGGTCGGAGGTTTCTGGTTTCTGGCGGAGGAAATGGCGGCACGCAGTACGAAATTGAGGCAACTTATTATTTTCCTATCACCGACCATATTTCGATCGTGCCCGCATTTTATGCGATCGGCAATCCCAATAATTTCGATAACAACCCGACAATTTTTGTGGGCAATTTGCGGACGCAGTTTAGTTTTTAA